The DNA sequence GTTCCCAAATCATTTTCCTTTTACAGAGCTTAAACCTCGTTTTGGGCTCGTTATCATCAAATTCATTCTCTACAAAGAAACAAGCAGGAGTCACCTTGAGTTTCGCACCAGTTGAACCATTCAGAGCGTCGTTACAGTCAATGCAGCTACCTTGGGAGCAACCCATTTGAAGCAGATCTCAAGGAATACACAGAAACCGTAAAGGAGAAAAACTGAAAAAGCGAAGAGAAAgacaaaagtaaaagaaagagatCAAAAGTGAGAGCTGCTTTGCTTGAAGGAGAGGCGAGGATTTGCATaaaagacagagagagagaggtaggaGGTGGGTGTGATTAAATTGGTTTTAAATATCTTCAGGAAATGTTTGTTTTCCCATTAATTGAGAAGGTGTGAGTGACTAGCGTAGACTGCAGAGGTGCTTATGGTCCCCAAATCCAGATGgaggaaattttattttatggggGAAGGCGTGAATTGATATATAAGCCTAAGAAAGGGGAGATTCTGGTTGCTGGTTTCAAGAGGACAAACAGAACCCACATGGGTTTATCGATTCAGTTTCAGGAAGACACCATTAATTCCATTTAATCCATCATCCCTGTTCGGCATGATCGCTTTCTTCTAGCTCTGATACACCTTGTGATGCTTATCCCTGATCTAACCTACTTCACCAGTTGGACCAAGTGATCTTCTCATGTAGGTAAATGTCCcaaatccttgatttgcactaaAAAATGGGTGGGTCTTCACTGTTGTGTTGTCCACATCGACTCCATCCAATGAAAGCTTGAACATTTGTTAATGGAAGAATCTCATGCTTTAGAGATGGGACCTAATGGTGGGCTCAACCAGATCTCTGTTAAGACTAAAATATATTTCTTATTAGTATCAGAATAGCTTGATTTAGTGATTGTAGCTCTATCATCAACAAAGGAGGGAAAAAGGTATAACCGAAGACCCATCAAGCTCAACTGTTGCTGAACCTGGTTGATCTATTTCTTATTAGTTTACTGATCCAAGCATCATCACCCTGGCTTTTAAGACATTGCTAACTACAAAGCCTGAAAAAGAGTGCTTTCTTTTGCCATTAAACTAGAGTTATaatccaaagaagaagatgatgcaaCCATGATTCCAAGTATTGATTCTACCTATAACCTTACAAGAcagccacacacacacacacacatggtCGTATGGACCATTTAGGACTGCCACATGTTAGATTTCACCATCATTGCAATACCAACCTAGAAGGGCCTTCTCATCCATTATTTCTACTTTTTTGGGAATTTATGTAGAAGGGGGTGGGGAAGATATGAGATACCAGGTGGGGGATAATTCATGAATGTATAGGTAGGGACTAAGCTAATGAGAATGGTTGGTTGTGGGTTTGTTTATACATTAGACATTAGGCTTGAACTAAGAACTATATTAATTAATCCACAAAGGAAGAAGTCTAGAATCTCTAGATGCAGAGGAAAAGCAGAGTTTGGTGACCATCCAACATTAATCCACCACCAGGCCAACAACCTCACTAATCTATCCCTCTTTTTAGTTTTCTAGTAGTGCTCATGTCCATGAGTTGGGTGGTGGGTGCCGTCCTTGTAGGAATAAATGAGCTGTTCTTGGACCTACTGTTTGATTTAGTGTCCTAATTTAGGACATTTGTTACGACACGGTAGTGAATGGAATTGAAGCAAAAAGAATCTGTTAATCTTCTGATCATGAGAAGTTTCCTTTGTTCTAAAAATtatctttgtttttgttgtgtGTTCATCACCTAGCACTGACAGTGTGTGTGATATCTTTAGAAGTTTCCTTCTCTGATGTAGGATATGCATGTAAAATATTTGAATCAAACTTCCacctaaaaaaaatgatatttgaaTAAATCAGTCAACCACCATGGAAAGAGCTgaccttttatcttttttcaaatttttatggTGAATTTCTAGAGTGCTGATTTGCTGTTGTGTGATGTGTTGGATCTGATTTATTTGTCCAAAATTCCATAACAACCCTATTTCATTGGTCAATATGTCTCCTAACCAATTACATTTCAAAACAACTCTCCAAACTTTAATTAAAATGTAGTATCAACCCCTAACAATCCCTCATCCAAAGTATATCAGAACAGCTGTGGTAATGTTTCATAGTTCATTATCAAATACCCACAGGGTTTAAAAACCCAGAACCTGGATCCAGATCAACCAATTTCAATCTGGTCAAGATCACTGAAGAATCAATAGGAATCGGTCCAAATacaccctaaccctaatttttggAAGGGGATGAGCCATAATTGAGATTGGCCTCAGCTGATTCCGATCCTGATTTTAAAAACCCTAGATGCCCACAAAGAAAAAATGTCTCCACAGTTCATAATGTTACTTATGCAATGACTTATGCAATCTCCTCCCATATTCAGGAATCAAGATCCCTGTTAGAAAATAATTTAGTGAGACTTTTTTCTTGGAACTGTTGGATTGTTTTGTGGGTTGTATCCGAAGACATTGAAAGGGATGGTTTTTATGTCAGCAACAGAAGCCCAAGCTCATGGAATTGTTGATCTTGTCACATAAATCCACGATTCCATTTCGAACCATAACATGGTTCAAATGAACCCAAAATTCCTCATCTTTGTATATATAATAGACCCTAATTAATTCTTACCTACCAAAAACAGCTCGTAATGGCAAATGCAGGATTAATGGTGAGAACTAGTATTTTGAAAATCGGGATCAAATCTGTTGGATTGGCTGATTCAGTTCAGAATTGGTTGAGGCCGATCTACGAAAACTAGGGTTAAAGGCATTTTTTGGCCTATTCTGATTGATTACTGAGTTGGACCGATCCGGATCTTGATATTAAGGTTTTTAAACCCTGCAGTTGAGCACAATTTGATGGTAGGGAACAAGCCAAAGCTAGCCTATGAAGTTTAGAAAGGAATATTGACCTTATTGGGTCCACCATCTAATGAAATGTGAGATATTGTAATATGATTCTTCGTCATCATCTGTTGTCAGAGCTCCTTTGTAAATGTAATATCAAAGTAAACAGGAGGGTAAGACATGATGAGTGAAGCTTTGAAGGAATCTAATCCAATTTGATTCTCTTAATCAAATGGCCAATGATTTTAAATTAGAATGTATTGACTATATCATATGAAAGGTCTAACAATGCATTATGTCTATAATGGACCCCCCACCCCTTTTGTTTCTCTCCCCCTTCAGAATCTTAGGACATGTGAGTtgatgcttttcttttctttctgcaAAACCTGAATATTTCACCACCTCAAAGCCCCCTAAACTCTTAAACCCCCCTAAAATCGGAATTGAATCGGTTGAATCGGCTAATTTTGATCGTAATCAATCGTGATCAATCCCAATTCTGAATATTTTGGAATGATTGATTCTAAGGTTTGGGTTTCAATTCTGACCGGCCAATTCTGGGAATTTTCTTACCAATTTCAATTAATTTTGTTCTGATTTGGATTAAATCGGCAAGTGTTAGGATATGGGAAACTAATCCCACATTGATTTCAAGAGATTTGATGTTGATATAGTCGTaggatttaccaaaaaaaaagatatagtCGTAGGTTCTCTCACCTTACAAATTAGTTTACGGAGTTCAGTTCTCCCAAAATTTGTATCAATGATATCAAAACaattgatttttaatttcaatcctTATATAAAGGGGTAACTTGATTCCAAAGTGAAGCCGCTTAGAATGTAGTCCCAAGACTCCCAAGAGAGGCTTGGCCTAGACTTTCTCAATTTTACCTTATGCTGTCCTTCTTTAGCCCATTATGTCCATTGAGGATCTCATCAAGGCTCAGCCCATTGAAGGGTGCCAAGGTTGAGCTTAACAGAATTATCAGAGAAGTGGAAAAGACAAAttacaaaaccaaatcaaaatttaggACTTGATCCACATGATAACAGCCCAAAGCAGAGTTGGTCAAGGCCTAGAACCAATAGCCAAATGGTCCTAGGCTTGTTTCAAACAGAAAGCCCAAGACCAAGAggaacaaaaaccctagaaaaaacCCTAGAGCCTAGAATTTTCACCAGAGCTGCAAGCTCAGTTGCTCACACGACTCTCTCTCTATCCCTTACTATCTCTCACTTGTTTTTAAAGAGAAATTCTTCCATTGTAGCTCTCTGCTTTCAATCGgaacgagaagagagagagatggcgaAGCGTCTTATTCCGAGTCTGAATCGGGTTCTGGTTGAGAAGATTGTTCCTCCCTCGAAAACCACAGCCGGGATTCTCCTCCCTGAGAAGACCAACCAGGTAAGGATTTCAATTTTTGCAGAACATTCTGTTTCTTAAAACGGCCATGGATTTGGTCGATTGATCGTTAATGGATGGATAAATGCAGCTGAACTCAGGGAAAGTGGTAGCAGTTGGACCTGGAACACGAGACAAGTCAGGGAATCTCATCCAAGTCTCTGTAAAGGAAGGGGAAACTGTTCTCTTGCCCGATTATGGTGGCACTCAAGTCAAACTCGGTGATAAAGAGTACGATCGATCTTTTTCGTTTCTTCTCTCGACTGTATTCTTTTACTCGTTCTGtagtttcaatttcttttggtttttttctgggttttgtTTTTGCAGGTACCATCTTTACAGGGATGAAGACATTTTGGGAACTCTACACGATTGATCGATGATTGAAAGTTTTGGagggttttgggcttttttttttctgatgtaTTGGGGGAAATGTTGTAAGAATGATCCTTCTTCATGCCTCCATTGGAGAGGCTGAATTAAATCAAATCGAAGCAATTTTGATAAATCCCATTATTGATTATTGTCTTCTATAGTTTATGATCTCACTTGCACAAAAACCTACTCTTCAAGTTCAGAATGATACGAAACCATGGATACAAAAAATAGAATCAGGCCCGATTGGATTGGAATCTGTCAGGATCGATCTCAAAGCCCTAACCCTAGCTTTTGAGATTTTTCTCTGCCGATTGGATTCAAATCGGTCAGGATCGATCTCAAAGCCCTAATCCTGGGTTTTGAGATTTTTCTCCGTCGATTTTGATCCACATAgatgtcatttttcatttcatgggccGGAAATGTCATTTTGCTTCCATAGGGGGTTTTTGGTTCGGTCAATCTTTAGGatttagaatgataatttttaatttttgaagttaTTTGGTTctactaggatgaccctcataagtaaGCATTCTACTTCCCAGAATgatcatattacaaaggatgtgtttcaaatttgagtttacctcaatacttaaactcagatttgagtaacatttttaccacctagtataaaaggaaaaagtggAAAGACGTTTTCTACGGAAGCTAATATCTCAATCCGTAAGAAACATGTATtagcctcaaggcaaccaaacgattttaagaaagaaacataattcaaaagaatgtctatcaaaagattgacattcatatccgatacatacactatttgatttaccgaaccaaacacccccttaagcAGCCCACCACCCTTCCATGGAAATATTTGCCCCATAGGCCTCTGTTGCCTGAGTTGTCATTTTTCATTAAGGGGGTAAGTcgtcattttctctcatttacggatagaaaatctttttttccaTAATTCTTGCGTCCGCCATTCAGCCCCGTTGGCTCACACTGCTATAGGGGCAGTGATCTCTTGCTCTAAATTTTGTATATTTTACTAATGCAAAGAGATTGTCATATGGTCACATGAACTTTGCATTGATATGAGGCCAATGACCcctctttccaaaaatagagtCAAAGAGAGAGTTGACAAGggatttccttctctctcccaaatctCTCACGCACAATCTTCCCTCCTCGGCAAGTTAAAACCACCATTAATCGGGGGTAGTTTCTAAAACCTCCGCTCTAGTGGCGTGTTACTTTTTGTCCCAGTGACGTGTATACCTAAACTTTCCCTTTCTCCTCCGTGTGAGTAATTTTGACCAAATCTCTGCCATGATCCTTGGTTGCCCTCTAGGCGGAGATGGAGACAACAACactgacgatgacgatgacgacgatATATTGCTGCAATCGGAAACAACTTGGGGTCTTTGCATATGGGTTGTGATCGGAACCTGCGTTGGGGCTTTCATCGGTCCCATACTCATCCTCCTCTCTATCTTCTTTGTGTCTCATCGCCGGAAACCTTCCAAGGACTACCACTCCACTTCAGGAAAGCGATTTGGCACCCAAGAGCTGACCCATAGGGTCTCTTTTGCTTCGGATCACCGCTCAGCATTCCCTCCCATCATTTCTGAGATCCAAACCGTCATTGGGAAGCCTAAGCATCCGTGGGTACCCTCCAGGAGGCTCACCTCCCATGCAAGCGGCAGTGTTGGTGAAGACGCCGAAGACGCTGACGATGCTAACAACACCAACGATGTCAAAGACGCCGACGACAACCCTCAGCCTGAGCTGCATACCTGTGCTAGCCCCCTGTCGCTCCATCCTCTACAACAGCACCTT is a window from the Macadamia integrifolia cultivar HAES 741 chromosome 5, SCU_Mint_v3, whole genome shotgun sequence genome containing:
- the LOC122080107 gene encoding 10 kDa chaperonin, mitochondrial-like — protein: MAKRLIPSLNRVLVEKIVPPSKTTAGILLPEKTNQLNSGKVVAVGPGTRDKSGNLIQVSVKEGETVLLPDYGGTQVKLGDKEYHLYRDEDILGTLHD